The region CGGCGTACATCGCCGGGTTTGATTCCACGTCAAACTTGCAGGCCGGCATGCAGTTTGGCATCCCGACCAAAGGCACGCACGCGCACTCTTGGGTGCAGACGCATGAGACGGAGCTGGAAGCGTTTCAGAAGTTTGCCGACGTGTTTCCGGAGAGCACGACGCTGCTCGTCGACACGTACAACACGCTGGAGTCGGGCCTGCCGAACACGATCCGCGTCGCCAAGGAGCTGGAGCGGCGCGGCAAGAAGCTGTTCGCGATCCGCCTCGATTCTGGCGACATCGCCTTTCAGTCGAAAGTGGCGCGGAGGATGCTCGACGAGGCCGGGCTGCCGTATGTGAAGATCGCGGCGTCGAACGACCTCGACGAGCACACGATTCTGCACCTGAAAGTCCAAGGCGCGCAAGTCGACATCTGGGGTGTCGGCACCAAACTGATCACCGGGTACGACCAGCCTGCGCTCGGCGGCGTGTACAAGCTGGTCGAGCGCGAACTGCACGGCGCGATGGAGCCGTCGATCAAGATCAGCTCCAACCCGGAGAAGATCACCACGCCGTATCGGAAGAGCTTGTACCGCATTCTGAACCAAAGCGGGAAAGCGGAAGGGGACTATCTCGCGCTGCCCGGCGAAACGGATGTGCTCCGGGGGGAGCGGATCAAACTGTTCGACCCGGTGCACACGCATGTCCAAAAGTTTGTGGCGGACTACACGGCGCTGCCGATGCTGCAAACGATCTTTGCCGACGGCGAGCTGGTGGATCAACTGCCGGAGATCGGAGATGTCAAAGCGCACCATCAGGCGCAGCTGCAGCAGTTCGACGAGGAGGTGCTGCGCAACCTGAACCCGGCGATCTACGGGGTCCATCTCAGCCGCCAACTTTGGCAGCGCAAACGGGAATTGATCGAGGCGTATGGAGCTGGCGCACACGAAGCAGACTGGAAGTAGGAGCAGGCGAAGCGCTTGACAGGAAACCAAACGGTTACGTATAATCAATACGAAACCAAATGGTTTCCAATACATCATTTTTGGAGGTTGTACCCGTGTCTGATACCAATCAAGGAACGCTTCCTGTTATTCGCCAGACGATAGAATTGAACGCCCCGATTCAGAAAGTATGGGAGGCGGTCGCCTCGTCGGAAGGCATCGCGACTTGGTTTATGCCCAACGATTTTCAGCCGGCGCTCGGCAATGAATTTGTGCTGGAGACGCCGTTTGGCAAGCAGCCGTGCAAAGTGACGGAGTTCGATCCGCCGAACAAGCTCGTTTTCACATGGGGCCGGACGTGGATCATCACGTTCGCGCTGCAGGAAATGGAAGCGGGCAAGACCGAATTCACATTGCTTCATGACGGCTGGGAAGCAGGCAAGATCCCGGAAAGCGGTATGGATTCTGCTGAAGTTCGCGCAACGATGGCGCATGGCTGGGAAGCGGCTGTGCTGCCGCGCCTGGCCGAATACGTGCAAAAATAAGCAGGAAGCCTGTCAAAATGTCATCATGGTCTCAGCCGAGACCATGATTTTTTTATGTCCAAACCTCTCTACTTGACAATGGGAATCACTTTAAAATGGTGTAGTTTGTATATCGACTATTGTCTAGGAAAGGTGTTTGGGAGCATGAGATCCTTTGTTGCAGGTCAAGATCGGTCCCTTGCACGTCTTCCCGTGGAAAGGGCGGCCGTGGAAGCACAATCTGCGCGAGGTCGCCGCTCTGTTTGGCGTCCCCGGTGTGGCTGAACGCTGGCTGGACTGGTTTGAACAGAAAGCCGCCCACGTTCGCACGCTGCTGCAGGCCCAATATGGCGATGCTCAGCGTGGGCACGATCCCGTTTCTCGGCCTGATCATTCCGAACACGGCCAGAGCATCTCGTTTGAGTACATCGCAGAGAAGAACCTGGAGTACCTCTTCGTCATCGACCGCGGTTCGGTCGTCGAAGGCCAAACGAAGACCACCGCTCAGCAGCTGGCGGAAAACGAGTTGGTCAAGAAGACGAAAGCGTTTACGAACAACCACATCGTCTACCTCGACTCGAACTACTGGTACCTCTCCGGCGGCGGTCTGGAGTCGGTCGGCGCGATGATCGACCAAATCTACAAAGCGTACAACTAAAGCCAAAGCATAGCAAAAGGCACCCGGTATCGGGTGCCTTTTTACATGTTTTGCAGCAGTTTTTTAAAAGCGGCCGTGTCGCGCGGCGGCGGGTGCTGCTGCCGGACCGCAGTGGGCAGCGAGCTCCAGAGGTCATAGAGGATCGGCAGGTCCATGCCGTACTCGGCGATCCGCGCGGCTTGCGCAAACACTTCCTCCGGCGTCCCTGCCATGACACAGGCGCCTTGATCAAAGACGAGCACCCAGTCGGCGAACGAGAAGGCGAGGTTCATGTCGTGGGTCGCCATCACGGTGGTGATGCCGCGACGATGGATGCGATGAAGTTCGGCGAGCAGCTGCTCCTCCGAGCGGCGATCCAGATAGGCGGTCGGTTCGTCGAGCAGCACAAGCCGGGGTTCCAGCGCCAGGACGCCGGCCAGCGCCACGCGTTTTTTTTGCCCTAAGCTCAGGTGGTGCAGCGGCGTGTCGGCCAGCGGCAGGAGCTGCAGCTGCTGCAGGATGGCTTCTGTGCGCGCCGCGATCTCCCGTTCGGGGAGCTTGGCGTTGCGCAGTCCGTAGGAGATGTCTTCATACGGCGTGTTCAGGATCAGCTGCTGCTCCGGATCTTGGAACACCAGTCCGATCTCCTGCCGCAGCTGTTGCAGGTCTTTGGAGCGGTAGGACAGCGGCGCACCGTTCCAGCGCACCTCTCCGGACTGCGGGCGGGCGATGCCGATCGCTTGCAGAAAAAACGATGATTTGCCGGAGCCGTTTTGGCCGCAGATCACCGTTTTTTTTCCGGCCGGGATCGAGATGCTCAAGTCCCGCAGCGCCGGTTGACGGGTTCCGGGGTAGGTATAGCGGAGATCTTTCGTCTCCAAAAGTGTGCTCACAACAAGTCCCTCCAGCGAATCAAGAATTCCAGCCCGGCCAGCACCAGCAGCCCGCCCGCACTCTCCGCCAGATAGCGCCTGGGGACGGGCTGGGCACGGGGCGGGGCGAACGGGATTTCGTCGGCAAACCCCCGCGCGACGAGGCCGTGCGACAGTTTGGCCGATTGCTGCATCGCTTTTTGAAACAGCCGCACGACCAGCCGGGCGGTGTCCCGCAACGCGCCGCCCGCTCCGGCATACCCGCCGCGCGCCCGCTGCGCGGTGGTCATGTCCTCGGCGATGTCGGCGAGCAGGAACAGAAAGCGGTAGGTGATCAGCATCAGCTCCAGCACCAGCTGCGGCATGCGCAGGCGTTTGAGCACCTGCAGCAGCTCCGGGAGCGGAGTGGTCAGGATCAGGAACAACATGGTGGACAAGCAGGCGAGCACCCGGGTCAAAATCGTTCCGGCGCGTTCGAGGGCTGCTGACGGCACAAACATTTCGTATCCGCCGAACAGCTCCGCGTCGAACAGGCGCGGCGTCGCACTGCCGACCGGGCCGAACTCCAGCAGGAGCGCAGGCAGGCTGAGGATGAAAAACAGCCCGGCCGCGCCGACGAGGAGCAGATAATGCCGAAGCGAGATCCCGGCATAGCGGACGACCCACACCAACAGCCACAGCGCGATCAGGAGCTGCACCGGCGGGTGGGCCAGCGAGGACAAGGCGAACAGCAGAACGGCAAAGCCGCATTTCCAGCCGGGGGAAACGGAGCGGAACGCGTTGGTGTACGACAGGGTGTCGATCCGTTTGATCATTGGGAATTCGTTTTGGCAGACTTGCTTCGTAACACGCCCGCCGCATAGCCGATAAATCCGGCGCCGAGCGCGGCTTGCAGTGCGAACAGCATGCTCTCCGTCTCGCCGGGCAGTTCGACGAGCGCGTTGAACCACGGCTCATAGGACGGGTCGATGGTGAGGATCATCTCTTCTGCCGCGCCGTCCGCGCCGCCAAACTCCGCTTCGATCAGCACGAGCGGAAGCAGGGCGAGCAAGACGACCGCGGCGAGCATCAGGATGTTTTTCGTACGGTTTTGCATCAGCGGGCAACTCCTTTCATGGTGCGTTTCAGCAGGGACAGCTCCTCCGAGTTGAACGATTGCAGCCAGTTCCAGACCAGCACGGTGAGCAGGCCTTCGCTGATCGCCAGCGGGATCTGCGTCACCGCAAAGATGCCGGCGAATTTGGCCAGAGAAGCTGCGAATCCGCCAGCTTCCGACGGGAAGGCGAGCGCCAGTTGGATCGACGTCATCACATAGGTCGAGAGGTCGGCCAGCATCGCAGCCGCGAAGATGGCGAGCTTGAGCTTCCCGGTCGCTTTCAGCACCAGCTTGAAGAAGAAATAGCCGACAAACGGGCCGACGACCGCCATCGAAAAGGCGTTGGCGCCAAGCGTGGTCAAGCCGCCGTGCGCGAGGAGCACCGCTTGGAACAGCAGGACGATCGACCCGATCACGCTCATCGGGAGCGGACCGAACATCACCGTGCCAAGCCCGACGCCGGTCGGGTGGGAGGAACTGCCCGTCACGGACGGCAGCTTCAGCGCGGACAGGACAAATGTAAACGCGCCGGCCAGCCCGAGCATCAGTTTCAACTGGGGCGCTTCTTTGGTGATCTTGACCAGCGCGCGCAGGCCCAGTACGAAGAACGGCAGGAACACCGCCCACCAGAACAGGGACCAGCCCGGCGAGAGGAAGCCTTCCATGATGTGCATGGCATAGGCGGATTCAGCAGAGTTCAGATAGAGGTACAAGGTCAAGGCAAACGTGACCAGCACCGGGATACAAGTGCGCAGTTTCATGTTGATTCATTTAGCCTCCGATCGTGTGAAAACCTAAAAAAGACCAATCCAGCGAACGTGGATTGGTCTCTGCACGCAAAAGAAAACGACAACACATTGTGTTGTGGCTCCGATACGTACACCGCTCCTTTCCGCGAAGGGTTGATGGGTGTAACAAACGAGGTAGGTCTCCTGGCTTAGGATCATCATGCTCATTCGCCTTCCCCGATCTGAGACCGAGTGGCTTCCGGAATGAGAACTCCCCATATACAGTGGCGGGACCGCTCGGGATTTGCACCCGATTCCCTGTTACCCCTTGCTTTCGCAAAGGCACCTGTTTGCTCACGATATTTACTTGTCCGTTTTATACTATTCGCAGTTGCCGACGGGTCTCCTGCCTACTTTTGCAATTCTTGTTGCAGCAGGTACAGATACGTATCCATCGCGTGGTAGCCGAGGATGTTGCGCGGCAGGTTGGGGTAGTCGAGCGAGTTCACTTCGTACCCGCTGTTGACCTGATCGTATCCGAGCTGGTGGAACGGCACGGTAGGCACGATGTCCGGCTTGTTGAAGATGCGGAAGCTGTTGGGCACGAGCAGGTTGAACGTCGCGGCAAACGTCGCATCGCCGGTCATCGGCGCGGCGAACGAGTACAGCTCCAGCGGGAAGCTGGCATGTTTGGCGGCGATCCAGATCGCGGTCAGGTTGGCGATCGCACCGCCGAGGCTGTGCCCGCTGACGGTGATCGTCGTGTCGCCGGGCAGCGTTTTCAAGAACTCGTCCAGCGTTTGCAGCGCCGTATCGCCCGGCTTGACCGCTTTCAATGAGCGGAACATTTCGGTAAACCCGGACTCGGTGCGCCCGCCGTTCGGCACATCGGTGAACTCGACATGGCGCGCCTCAAAGTCGGCCAGCCAGTCCATCACGCCTTCGGTGCCGCGGAAGACGATTCCGTACTGGCCGGCATCGGCGGTGGACTGCACGAGGAAGCCGATGAATTGGATCTCGGAGAAAATGCCCGCAACGGGGTCGCTTTGCAGGTTGGCGACGACTTGCCAGCCGGCGGGAAGGTCGACCGCTGCAGGCGGGTTGGTGTTTTTGGTGTCGAGTTCATAGGTGCTGTACGCGCTTTTGACCAGTTCGCCCCAGAGGATGGCGGTCGATATGGAGTACGTGAGAGTGCTCATCTGGATCGCTCCCTATTTCCAAGTTAAGTACAACTTGATTATACACCAGCCAGTTCAGCAAGACGCTGTTTGGCTTGTTCAGTATAGGCGCCGCCGTGGTAGCAGATCACCGTGTCGATGTCGAAGGGGAGGAATTGCTGCAGGGAGCGTATCGCCGTCTCCATGTCCAGCGTGAAGAGCGGCGACGGCCCATTCAGTTGGCCCGCCTCCACAACCAGAGCGTCGGCTGCGATCAGCGTCTTGCTCGGCGCGTGGTAGAGCGAGAGATGGCCGGGCGTGTGCCCCGGCGTGTCGATGACGGTCAAGCCGCAGGGCAGCGCAGCGCCGTGCGCGATGGCGGTGTCGACCGGTGCGGTGGGCGGATTTTTCAGCAAGGACAGGAAGGCCTGTTTCCACTCGGCCGGCACTTCCGGCGGCAGCGACGCTTCCGCCTGCGCGACCGCTTCGTCGGTCAGCTTGAGCGGGCGCTTGGTGCCGTCCATGTAGGGGATTTCGATCGGGCTGGCGAGGACTTCGATCGGTTGTGCAGCTTCTTGGAGGATCGTGGGCAGAGAGCCGATGTGGTCGAGGTCTTGGTGCGTGATCACGACCCGGGTCAATTTTTCAAACGGCACGCCGGCTTCCTCCATCGCTGCGCGCAGCAGCGACAGTTGGCCGGGGTAGCCTGTGTCGATCAGGATGGCGTTCTCCTCGTCCCAGACCAGTGTGGGGTGGATCGTGTTGACCTCCCCCATCATCGTGGCGCTGATGGACAGCATTTTGATGTGCATGCGGTTCCCTCCACTCTTTTGAATTCCTTATGTTTCCATATTAAGGTGCGAATTCCTGCTCCCGTTCATTCCGTGTTAAAATGGAGCTAATTTTCTAACAGACGGGAGCCGGGCAGCGATGAGATTCGTTTCGCAAGGGAAAGGGAGCGCGGTGCAGCAAGCGGCGGGTGTGAAGCAGGCACGGACGGCGGGGGCGGCGCTGCATCCGATTCTGCAGATGCAACAGCAGTTGGGCAACCGGCGCACGGGGCAATTGCTGCGCGGGCAGATGATGCAGGCGAAAATGCAGACGGCGCAGTTGATGAGGATTCGAAATACGGGCGAAGAGGTCAGCGTTGATGATTACCGCGTCTATGAGCTGACAGCGGCGAGGTGGCTGAAGGCGATCGCAGACGGTGAGGTCGAGGCGACACAGGAGGAGATCGAGGAACTGCAGGCGCTGCATGATTCGCTGCAGGATGACACGGGCAGTGAGTTCGATCCGACCGACATGCTGAACCCGGACCAGCAGGAACTGCTCGATCAGATGCGGCCGGTGTTTGAGGCGCGCGTGGCAGAGCGAAAAGGTAAGAAACTGCCGGGGAAAATGGTGCAGGGTGACCTGCTGGAGCATTACACCTCCACACAGTCGCACGACATGGAGATCGAAGAGGTCAACGCGAACGAGTACCACAAGAACATCCCGGCCATCGACCATCTGCGGGACCATTCGACGCACCTGTTCGTGCAGGACAAACTGCATCTGTCTGCGCATACGGCGAAGATCGAGACGTACCGGGCGCATTACGCAAAGCGCGGCACGATGGGAGCCAACCTCGTCAAAGCGATGGCGGCCGACGGCAAG is a window of Tumebacillus sp. BK434 DNA encoding:
- a CDS encoding nicotinate phosphoribosyltransferase; the encoded protein is MDNLTLNTDNYQLAMAYAHFCNGTHNQKTVFELYFRNLPFGSGYAVFAGLERVVHYLRNLRFSDEMIAFLQQQPEGYSAEFLAELRRFRFTGTLRAVREGSVVFANEPLLQVEARVMEAQIIETALLNAVNFQTLIATKAARIRKEAGPESYLIEMGTRRAHEADAAVWGTRAAYIAGFDSTSNLQAGMQFGIPTKGTHAHSWVQTHETELEAFQKFADVFPESTTLLVDTYNTLESGLPNTIRVAKELERRGKKLFAIRLDSGDIAFQSKVARRMLDEAGLPYVKIAASNDLDEHTILHLKVQGAQVDIWGVGTKLITGYDQPALGGVYKLVERELHGAMEPSIKISSNPEKITTPYRKSLYRILNQSGKAEGDYLALPGETDVLRGERIKLFDPVHTHVQKFVADYTALPMLQTIFADGELVDQLPEIGDVKAHHQAQLQQFDEEVLRNLNPAIYGVHLSRQLWQRKRELIEAYGAGAHEADWK
- a CDS encoding SRPBCC domain-containing protein → MSDTNQGTLPVIRQTIELNAPIQKVWEAVASSEGIATWFMPNDFQPALGNEFVLETPFGKQPCKVTEFDPPNKLVFTWGRTWIITFALQEMEAGKTEFTLLHDGWEAGKIPESGMDSAEVRATMAHGWEAAVLPRLAEYVQK
- a CDS encoding ABC transporter ATP-binding protein; the protein is MSTLLETKDLRYTYPGTRQPALRDLSISIPAGKKTVICGQNGSGKSSFFLQAIGIARPQSGEVRWNGAPLSYRSKDLQQLRQEIGLVFQDPEQQLILNTPYEDISYGLRNAKLPEREIAARTEAILQQLQLLPLADTPLHHLSLGQKKRVALAGVLALEPRLVLLDEPTAYLDRRSEEQLLAELHRIHRRGITTVMATHDMNLAFSFADWVLVFDQGACVMAGTPEEVFAQAARIAEYGMDLPILYDLWSSLPTAVRQQHPPPRDTAAFKKLLQNM
- the cbiQ gene encoding cobalt ECF transporter T component CbiQ — translated: MIKRIDTLSYTNAFRSVSPGWKCGFAVLLFALSSLAHPPVQLLIALWLLVWVVRYAGISLRHYLLLVGAAGLFFILSLPALLLEFGPVGSATPRLFDAELFGGYEMFVPSAALERAGTILTRVLACLSTMLFLILTTPLPELLQVLKRLRMPQLVLELMLITYRFLFLLADIAEDMTTAQRARGGYAGAGGALRDTARLVVRLFQKAMQQSAKLSHGLVARGFADEIPFAPPRAQPVPRRYLAESAGGLLVLAGLEFLIRWRDLL
- a CDS encoding energy-coupling factor ABC transporter substrate-binding protein — translated: MQNRTKNILMLAAVVLLALLPLVLIEAEFGGADGAAEEMILTIDPSYEPWFNALVELPGETESMLFALQAALGAGFIGYAAGVLRSKSAKTNSQ
- a CDS encoding energy-coupling factor ABC transporter permease, whose protein sequence is MKLRTCIPVLVTFALTLYLYLNSAESAYAMHIMEGFLSPGWSLFWWAVFLPFFVLGLRALVKITKEAPQLKLMLGLAGAFTFVLSALKLPSVTGSSSHPTGVGLGTVMFGPLPMSVIGSIVLLFQAVLLAHGGLTTLGANAFSMAVVGPFVGYFFFKLVLKATGKLKLAIFAAAMLADLSTYVMTSIQLALAFPSEAGGFAASLAKFAGIFAVTQIPLAISEGLLTVLVWNWLQSFNSEELSLLKRTMKGVAR
- a CDS encoding lipase family protein, whose amino-acid sequence is MSTLTYSISTAILWGELVKSAYSTYELDTKNTNPPAAVDLPAGWQVVANLQSDPVAGIFSEIQFIGFLVQSTADAGQYGIVFRGTEGVMDWLADFEARHVEFTDVPNGGRTESGFTEMFRSLKAVKPGDTALQTLDEFLKTLPGDTTITVSGHSLGGAIANLTAIWIAAKHASFPLELYSFAAPMTGDATFAATFNLLVPNSFRIFNKPDIVPTVPFHQLGYDQVNSGYEVNSLDYPNLPRNILGYHAMDTYLYLLQQELQK
- a CDS encoding MBL fold metallo-hydrolase, which encodes MHIKMLSISATMMGEVNTIHPTLVWDEENAILIDTGYPGQLSLLRAAMEEAGVPFEKLTRVVITHQDLDHIGSLPTILQEAAQPIEVLASPIEIPYMDGTKRPLKLTDEAVAQAEASLPPEVPAEWKQAFLSLLKNPPTAPVDTAIAHGAALPCGLTVIDTPGHTPGHLSLYHAPSKTLIAADALVVEAGQLNGPSPLFTLDMETAIRSLQQFLPFDIDTVICYHGGAYTEQAKQRLAELAGV